From the Salmo trutta chromosome 2, fSalTru1.1, whole genome shotgun sequence genome, one window contains:
- the dtx3la gene encoding E3 ubiquitin-protein ligase DTX3L1 — MGAQQDKMYCTRYLDGQGPPALIDQANGDVKGSYAEVSEGSQPEGQMTWVILHRDLPGYPGDNTIQINYVFADGIQTDKHPNPGQTFLGMRTLAYLPDNRDGRRILGLLNKAFCQRLVFTVATNENGEDMVTWADIPHKTTPDAGKDSDSYPDPDYLKTARKILKDKGIE, encoded by the exons ATGGGTGCTCAACAAGATAAAATGTACTGCACCAGGTACTTGGATGGACAGGGACCCCCAGCACTGATAGACCAAG CTAATGGGGATGTGAAGGGGAGCTATGCTGAGGTGTCAGAGGGCAGCCAGCCGGAGGGACAGATGACATGGGTCATTCTACACAGAGACCTCCCTGGATACCCAGGGGACAACACCATACAGATCAATTATGTTTTTGCAGATGGAATACAAACA GACAAACATCCCAATCCAGGGCAGACGTTTTTGGGAATGAGGACATTGGCGTATTTGCCCGACAACCGCGATGGAAGGAGGATCCTGGGGCTATTGAATAAGGCCTTCTGCCAGAGACTGGTCTTTACTGTAGCAACCAATGAGAATGGAGAGGATATGGTCACATGGGCGGATATACCCCATAAAACAACCCCTGATGCAGGAAAAGACAG TGACAGCTATCCAGACCCAGACTACCTGAAGACAGCGAGGAAAATACTGAAAGACAAAGGCATCGAATGA